In Rhodoligotrophos defluvii, a genomic segment contains:
- a CDS encoding Gfo/Idh/MocA family protein → MTFTVAIAGFGWWGKHIATRLSGNERIRVVSIVEPARQRHPEIQALGYQIDLDLAEALARDDVQAVILTTPNPLHEEQVIACAAARKHVFCEKPLGLTGESARRSVAACKRAGVTLGIGHERRFEPAMQALMAMVAQGDFGTVMHAEAAFSHDKLIGVPPGDWRRSKAVSPAAGMTAMGIHLTDLYIAMFGRVSTVQAMTADRILGWETGDVVTVQLGFEAGMTASLSAVLYTPHFMRMHVFGSAQWVEIRNDTHPDTPGGFAELVLARTGEPHVTRRFGWTDSVVANLEAFAEAALGRADYPNTHEEMIHNIEVLEAIALSAAHRETVHLAAPAAARMVS, encoded by the coding sequence TTGACCTTCACCGTCGCCATTGCCGGTTTCGGATGGTGGGGCAAGCACATCGCCACGCGGCTGAGCGGCAACGAGCGGATCCGGGTCGTCTCCATTGTCGAGCCGGCGCGGCAACGTCACCCGGAAATACAGGCGCTCGGCTATCAGATCGACCTCGACCTCGCGGAGGCCCTCGCCCGCGATGATGTTCAGGCCGTCATTCTGACCACGCCAAATCCACTGCACGAGGAGCAGGTGATTGCCTGCGCAGCCGCGCGCAAGCACGTGTTTTGCGAAAAGCCCCTTGGCCTGACCGGGGAGAGCGCGCGCCGGTCGGTGGCGGCATGCAAAAGAGCCGGCGTCACGCTCGGCATCGGCCATGAGCGTCGCTTCGAGCCGGCCATGCAGGCTCTGATGGCCATGGTCGCACAGGGCGATTTCGGCACGGTCATGCATGCCGAGGCAGCGTTCAGCCACGACAAGCTGATCGGCGTGCCGCCCGGCGATTGGCGGCGGTCGAAGGCCGTATCGCCCGCGGCCGGCATGACCGCGATGGGCATCCACCTCACCGATCTCTATATCGCCATGTTCGGCCGGGTGAGCACCGTGCAGGCGATGACGGCCGATCGCATTCTCGGCTGGGAAACGGGCGATGTGGTCACGGTCCAGCTGGGCTTCGAGGCCGGCATGACGGCGAGTTTGAGCGCGGTGCTCTACACCCCCCATTTCATGCGCATGCATGTTTTCGGTAGCGCACAATGGGTCGAGATCCGCAATGACACCCATCCGGATACGCCCGGGGGCTTCGCGGAACTGGTGCTTGCCCGGACGGGTGAGCCGCACGTGACCCGCCGCTTCGGCTGGACCGATTCGGTCGTGGCCAATCTGGAGGCTTTCGCGGAGGCGGCGCTGGGCCGCGCCGACTATCCGAACACCCATGAGGAGATGATCCACAATATCGAGGTTCTCGAGGCGATTGCGCTGTCGGCGGCGCATCGGGAAACGGTGCATCTCGCCGCGCCGGCCGCCGCGAGAATGGTCTCGTGA
- a CDS encoding Bug family tripartite tricarboxylate transporter substrate binding protein, which translates to MKLAYALCSALLLAVGISAASAENYPTKPIRMIVPFAAGGSTDTTARIIAEGMTEILGQPVVVENKPGGLGIVAIEEMARSKPDGYTVMMGSGMVNGATVAIHPGKFSIDYDKDVTVVSRVADVPAVYVATSKNFPPSNIEEFRKYAKENPGKVRYCSTGVGSALHIEMSIFMKKEGLDLVHVPYADGNTAPDLINGDLHFCSLNIIQARPLIKAGHMKPIVVTTNERLPDFPDTPTMKELGYPELSANYWGALYVPAATPPEVIDKLFNATVQAQAIPKVREKFLSNQMIPVVSKSLEEAKAWNASELERWRKNLAESGVQVSE; encoded by the coding sequence GTGAAGCTTGCTTACGCTCTATGTTCGGCTTTGCTCCTGGCGGTCGGCATTTCGGCCGCCTCGGCTGAAAACTATCCGACCAAGCCGATCAGGATGATCGTTCCGTTTGCTGCCGGTGGGTCGACGGATACGACCGCCCGCATCATCGCTGAAGGCATGACCGAGATCCTCGGCCAGCCGGTCGTGGTTGAAAACAAGCCGGGCGGCCTGGGTATCGTTGCCATCGAGGAAATGGCCCGGTCCAAGCCCGACGGTTACACGGTGATGATGGGTAGCGGCATGGTGAACGGCGCCACCGTGGCCATTCACCCCGGCAAGTTCAGCATCGACTACGACAAGGACGTCACGGTCGTCTCCCGCGTGGCGGACGTGCCGGCCGTCTATGTCGCCACGTCGAAGAATTTCCCGCCCAGCAACATCGAAGAGTTCCGCAAATACGCCAAGGAGAACCCCGGCAAGGTCCGCTACTGCTCGACCGGGGTCGGAAGCGCTCTTCACATCGAGATGTCGATCTTCATGAAGAAGGAAGGTCTCGATCTGGTTCATGTGCCCTATGCGGACGGCAATACGGCTCCGGACCTCATCAACGGCGACCTGCACTTCTGCTCGCTCAACATCATCCAGGCAAGGCCGCTGATCAAAGCGGGCCATATGAAGCCCATCGTGGTCACCACGAACGAGCGCCTGCCCGACTTTCCCGACACGCCGACAATGAAGGAGCTCGGTTATCCCGAACTGTCGGCCAATTACTGGGGCGCTCTCTACGTGCCCGCGGCCACGCCGCCGGAAGTGATCGACAAGCTGTTCAACGCGACCGTCCAGGCTCAAGCCATTCCCAAGGTTCGCGAGAAATTCCTGTCGAACCAGATGATTCCGGTCGTGTCCAAGTCGCTCGAGGAAGCCAAGGCGTGGAATGCGAGCGAGCTGGAGCGCTGGCGGAAGAATCTCGCCGAATCGGGCGTCCAGGTCTCGGAATAG
- a CDS encoding tripartite tricarboxylate transporter TctB family protein, with product MKFSLGKFLTSDDFIAGSALMGIAAFFLWASRRYPVGTAANMGPGYFPRALCWILLAIGLAVIINGLRHGPVNAPADERLRLTPIILIPLSYVIFAWIVESVGLLIASTVLILVSAAAVPNRKILETVMVTVALLIMAFALWYVVGVQLPLLPGGN from the coding sequence ATGAAGTTCTCCCTTGGAAAATTCCTCACCAGCGATGACTTCATCGCAGGCTCCGCGCTGATGGGGATCGCCGCGTTCTTCCTTTGGGCATCCCGGCGCTACCCCGTGGGCACCGCCGCGAACATGGGCCCGGGCTATTTCCCACGGGCACTTTGCTGGATTCTGCTCGCTATCGGCCTTGCCGTAATCATCAACGGTCTGCGCCATGGGCCGGTCAATGCACCGGCGGATGAGAGGCTCAGGCTGACACCGATCATCCTCATTCCGCTCTCCTACGTCATCTTTGCCTGGATCGTCGAAAGCGTCGGCCTGCTGATTGCCAGCACCGTTCTGATCCTCGTATCGGCGGCGGCCGTGCCCAACCGCAAAATCCTCGAGACGGTCATGGTCACCGTGGCGCTCCTGATCATGGCCTTTGCGCTCTGGTATGTCGTCGGCGTGCAGCTGCCTCTGCTTCCGGGGGGCAACTGA
- a CDS encoding tripartite tricarboxylate transporter permease, whose translation MDLFANLALGASVAFTINNLGYSLLGCLIGTVIGVLPGLGPVSTIAMLIPLTFYLEPVSGLIMLAGIYYGAQYGGSTTAILLNLPGEASNVVTCLDGHQMARKGRAGPALVIAALGSFFAGSLATLLIALLATPLALAGMSFGSPEYFSLMVLGLLGAVVLAQGSVLKATAMVTLGVLLGLVGMDVDSAVWRFTFGFNQLADGINIVPVAVGLFGVADVIRELRHRSGSSGTLMKVGTWMPSRTEIRQAIPATLRGTTIGSALGILPGGGAVLSSFTAYIAEKKLSRDPSRFGQGAVEGVAGPESANNAAAQTSFIPMLSLGIPSNVLMAMMMGAMIIHGIQPGPQVMTEKPDLFWGLIVSMWIGNAMLVILNLPLVGIWIQLLRTPYRIIYIAILLFAVIGVYTVNNSYLDVMIAALFGLFGVFLLRYGFEPAPLLLGFVLGRLLETNFRRSMVQSGGDLTVFIDRPISLALLLIALGFILLLLLPSFRAKREEAFCE comes from the coding sequence ATGGACCTTTTCGCCAACCTGGCGCTCGGCGCATCGGTCGCCTTTACCATCAATAACCTGGGCTATTCGCTGTTGGGCTGTCTCATCGGCACGGTGATCGGGGTTCTGCCCGGTCTGGGGCCGGTGTCGACGATCGCGATGCTGATCCCTCTGACCTTCTATCTGGAGCCCGTGTCCGGGTTGATCATGCTCGCCGGCATCTATTACGGCGCCCAATATGGCGGCTCGACCACAGCCATCCTGCTGAACCTGCCGGGCGAGGCGTCGAATGTGGTGACCTGCCTCGACGGGCATCAGATGGCCCGAAAGGGGAGGGCGGGTCCTGCGCTCGTCATCGCAGCGCTCGGCTCGTTCTTCGCCGGCAGCCTGGCCACTCTCCTCATTGCCCTCTTGGCGACGCCGCTCGCACTGGCGGGTATGTCCTTCGGCTCCCCCGAATATTTCTCGCTCATGGTGCTCGGGTTGCTCGGCGCGGTGGTGCTCGCCCAGGGCTCGGTCCTGAAGGCAACCGCCATGGTGACGCTCGGCGTCCTCTTGGGCCTGGTCGGAATGGATGTCGACAGCGCCGTCTGGCGCTTCACCTTCGGATTCAATCAGCTCGCGGATGGCATCAACATCGTGCCGGTCGCCGTCGGCTTGTTCGGGGTGGCCGACGTCATCAGGGAGTTGCGGCATCGCAGTGGAAGTTCCGGAACCCTGATGAAGGTGGGCACCTGGATGCCATCGCGCACCGAGATACGGCAGGCCATCCCGGCCACCCTGCGGGGAACGACGATCGGCTCGGCGCTCGGCATTCTGCCGGGCGGTGGCGCGGTTCTCAGCTCGTTCACGGCCTATATCGCGGAGAAGAAGCTCTCCCGCGATCCCTCGCGCTTCGGTCAGGGTGCGGTCGAGGGTGTGGCGGGGCCAGAAAGCGCCAACAACGCGGCGGCCCAGACGTCCTTCATTCCCATGCTGTCGCTGGGCATTCCCAGCAACGTGCTGATGGCCATGATGATGGGGGCGATGATCATTCACGGCATTCAGCCCGGGCCCCAGGTCATGACCGAAAAGCCCGACCTGTTCTGGGGGCTGATCGTGAGCATGTGGATCGGCAATGCCATGCTGGTCATTCTGAACCTGCCGCTTGTCGGCATCTGGATCCAGCTGCTGCGCACCCCCTACCGGATCATCTATATCGCCATCCTGCTGTTTGCGGTCATCGGCGTGTACACCGTCAACAACAGCTACCTCGACGTGATGATCGCGGCCCTGTTCGGCCTGTTCGGCGTTTTCCTGCTCCGCTACGGCTTCGAGCCTGCGCCGCTGCTGCTCGGCTTTGTCCTCGGCCGGCTGCTGGAGACCAATTTCAGGCGCTCGATGGTTCAGTCCGGCGGCGATCTGACCGTTTTTATCGACCGGCCGATCAGCCTTGCCCTCCTGCTGATCGCGCTCGGTTTCATCCTGCTGCTGCTGCTTCCATCTTTCCGAGCCAAGCGCGAGGAGGCTTTCTGTGAGTGA